The genomic stretch AATAAATCCGAATACATCCTTGaaaaaagccttgattataatcgaggacatttcaatttatttgtttttgctccaCGGTTTTACGAGCcgagtataaaataatatatatatatatatatagattttttagcgccctagatttctaaaaaaaaaatttcctccttgcgatttacgagtcgcaaactcttgaaatactaagggaaaaatgagctttcaaagcacatggaatctccttggatttctatccaaataaattttatttgaatcaaacctaggaaaactgatgggattagaaaacaccaacaccatagcaattataaagcaacccaaacaccaagcagcttaccttaggtagggcgtactaggggtgttaataccttccctttacgcaactagtcccttgccttagaatctctgaaagaccagttagggttcctagtaaccataatactaggtggcgactcctttacacaaaagaaaaacccCGAAATTCAATCGAAAGGTCGTCGCGATGCCGTGCTCCGCCGCAAGGGTGCGACATGGATGTTGAAGTGGTAACTGCTAATGACTGAGCCAATGCATTTGAGCTAGATGACGTGAGATCAAGGTAATATAGCTTCCCTTTTTTAGTACCACAACCAATCGTCCTCCTTGTCTTGATGTCCTTGAAAACACAATGGTCAGGccaaaaaataacaacacaatGCAAGGAAGTTGTAATTTGAGAGacatatatcaaattaaaattaagggaAGGAACTATAAGAACAGTATCTAAATTGAGTTtacttaaagaaaataaaccttTGCCAATAACTGTGGCTTCTGTTCCATTTGCTGTAGACACAACATATTTTTCATATGGTTTTAATTTAGAAACAGGGGAGGTAGTGTCAAAGGACATATGATCAGTTGATCTAGAATCAATAATCCGTGCACAAGATCCAATAGGTGCAGGTTTATCAGAAGACTTACCTGGTGAGTTGGAGGAGGTGTGCAATGCAGTAGCATTGGTATTCGGTGAAGATACTTCAGCTATGGCGGTGGAGATTGATGATGTAGTTGAAGTTTTGCCTTTACGTTTTGGAGCCTTGGAATGATCCCACCATTCAGGGTATCCAATCAATTCATAACATCAACTTTTAGTGTGTCCAGTGTCTCCACAATGAGTACAGTATCTAGATGAGCCAGACTATTTATTTCCAATATCAAAACTTTGAGATATCGCCATTGAACCAGGGTGAGTTTGTCGGATAGGTGGTGTGTTTCGGCGAGCTAACATGGCCACAGAATCAGGAGCAGTCAGATCATTTGTAAGGAGAATTCGACGATTTGCTTCACGACGAACATATGCATATGTGCATTCAAGATCAAGGCTTGGATCCATGCGAAGGATTTCTCCTCGCACTTGTTCAAGTTCAGCATCAAGACCATTTAAGAAGATATGTATCCTCAATTTTTCAACTGATGCTTTATACATAATGATATCTTTAGGGTCCCTCATTTTAACCTTATCACGATAATCAAGTTCTTGAAATATCTCTACCAGCTCACCATAATATGTAGGAAGAGATCGACTTGATTGACGAATGGAAAAGGCACGTTGATTGAgatgaaatatttgtgtttcatCTGATCCATCATAAAATGCTTTAGCAAGAGCACTCCAGATTTCATGAGCAGTACGTAGGCGAAGGTACCTCTTCATGATCTCTGATGTCATTGATGTGAGTAACCagcctttaattttttgattttcagCATACCACTTCGAATAAGAGGGGTCTATTGATTCAGGTTGAGATGAGTCGCCAATGATATAATTGAGTTTCTCACGACCAGCAATGTGCATCTCAATTATTTGGGACCATGTGTCATAATTGGTTTCGATGAGAATTATGCCAGCATTGAAACCTGAATTCTCATATTGGACATGTATAACAGGAGAGGATGATATGAGGGTTGATTCGGTAGCCATCGTATTAAGGGATAACTTGATTCAATACATTTGCAGGGATTTAGAAAACCTGCTCTGATACTATAAAGAACTGAGTTCTCTGTTTCACTTTATTCATGTATGTTtcgaataataatatttacaggAACACAAAGGCCTTTTATAGACCTTTGCAAAGACTCCTAACAGAATAGGAGATAAGTCTCATAAGTGATAGACTTTGAATATAACAGACTAACTAAGTGATAGACTTTGAGTATAACAGATTAACGTAGAGTTCTTCATTACAACTACTTAGGagataaatataataatcttCTAATAACTATAACAATCTTctacaaaaacaacaaagctttaATAAAAGAGTCATGGaaagaaatcataaatcaaaaaaataaataccacATCTCAAACAATAACAAatgacaaattataattaaatgatgaaattgaaaacatcaaaaactttCTCAAAATGGCCAAAGACTAAACTAAGCAATACAAATCCcaagaaataaatcaagaaacaaaacagaaaagagGATTGATCCACACTTTTACCAGGAGAGAGACAAAAGCAtgaagaaaagcaaagaaatgaCCACCGGCGACAAACCATCTACCAAAAACCACCACATGTGGAACCATAAGGAAGGGGGTGAGATAGCGCTTATGATGACACAACAGGATAATATATTTGGCCACGGGAATACAATGCAGGTGCCATCCAAATAACGCAAATATATCCCACATGTCGATGTATGAACTTCACGCACCatctgttttttattaaaaatcatttaatcaaagcaaaatattcaaaacatccCTCGTTATCCCAACATTTAACCCAAAACCCATATAAAAGACAAAATTGCCCctagatttttttcctttctttttttattgtaatgacAAAAAGGTCATttaataatcttgaaaaaaatgcaaagacATAAGCATCCTTTCCTAGCTGTTTATATCTTTTAGAGAACAAACACCATAATGAGTTAATTATTTGATAGCATTAATCACAAAGTCCAAGTTGATTATTTGTTAGGAGGTGGGTTGTCTGGTTTGAGCTTTTCTTATTCCAGAAGAATTTTAACGAAGCCCCCCTCGGCCATGAAAACAGCCTTGAGTGTAATCTTGTAGCTCTTGTATTGTTCCATGACATGCCCTCCCATCTGTCGTTCCACATGAAATAACGTGTTAAACATTTATTCAATTGTAAGGTGTAAAATGACTGGATTTTATTTCtgattttatctttgtttatttgattttattagttttttttattaaatttcgttattatttttttaattattattattttttcaatcattttcttgatttatttgcttttcttaaattctatccctgagtatttttttttattaaatcacaagtttgatgccaattattttaattattattttttaattaatatgttttaatttcatccctaaatatttaattttatttaaattttcccttaacatttaatttcagttggtttttatattgaatttagtcctaatttttttttaaatgctacttgttttgttttgtattgtttttctaattgattttttttttcttgaatttcacctctcaatatttgtttggttaaaaatcttattttttttttttttttttaggtttaccttTAATGGGGTCACCCTAATCTCATGATCTAGGTCATAGATCTGAAAAATTAGCCCAGGTTgactttcatctttttaaagttttttttttttaaattactggTATTTTTTCACTTTGCTATTTATAGGATGATCTCAATTTCATGTTCTAAGTCATATGTTTGATTTGTTCACTAGGTTGGCTAGCTATCGAGCTTACTCGCggttttcttttatcttttttttatatatatttccttcATATCAACGGATACccattcattatatttttctgAGGCATTCAACTTTtcgtaatattttttatggtgtgATTTAACTAAGTCATTTTTGTTTGTACTCATTATTTAAGccatgtgtttttttagggtagatttatcttttatttattaaataataaagcttAGTAaacaaattcatgttttttttcatttattgtttaaaatatattcttagaTATGTATCAACGGATACccattcattatatttttctgAGGCATTCAACTTTtcgtaatattttttatggtgtgATTTAACTAAGTCATTTTTGTTTGTACTCATTATTTAAGccatgtgtttttttagggtagatttatcttttatttattaaataataaagcttAGTAaacaaattcatgttttttttcatttattgtttaaaatatattcttagaTATGTGAACAAATGTCTTGGAAAAATAtcaactgtaaaaaaaaaaaaaaaaaaccacaatttgggagaaaatcaattaaacaaacttgaagtgtgtgtgtgtatagtaAGAGAACACGATTATATATCTAGTGGGATGGTGAATGATCAGATTTGACCACCAGAAAGCatgacatgtatttttttaatgatatggcACCATCCACTCGATTGTtgggatagaaaaaaaaagtcaaagaaaCATTTTGTGAAaagatcaaaaattaaaaacaaaattattattataattcataatGAAATATCTCTTCATCTACTATAATTTTTCCACggtatttagttttttgttataattagaaaaagaaagcatgatCATTTAATAGATACCAAAAGACCACAGCTACTTGATCGAAAGCTCATTGgtcaacaagttttttttttttttaactagtttattaacaCAGCTTAAATTATCTAGACTAGAAATTAAAGAATACCTGAAGACAGAATTCacgaaaaagtaaaaaacaagaacCCTGGCCGCactttatttcatgaaatattaTTCTGCTAATatatgaattaagaaaaaagattagAATAGTACTTTAAATAGGTTTGTAACAGACCAAACTAGAAACGAAAAGGAATCCTAgacaaatagaaaaattaaaaaactgaattttgtaactaaacataaaaataataaaattaacaaaaaaataatatctaactGGCCTAATTTAAAAGCTCTCTTGATCTGGATTGATCATAACAAGTTGATCTTTTATAGAATTGAGTTtgtaaaatctataaaaaaaaaataaatttaaatttaatttaataatcaagttaaaaattgTACGACATATCATTCAGATCCTCCTGCAGCATGTACTTTTGTATATAAGGATACTGAACAAAACATTTCCCACATATTTTGTCTCAACCAGCTtcgttattttatttcattgctAATCGGTTATCGATTTTCAAAGGAGATGGTTTTGCAAGGGAAACTTGAGATTGAAATAGAAATCAAGGCACCTGCTGCTAAGTTCTATAACATTCTCAGGAAACAAAATCACCATATTCCCAATATCTCAGATAGCATACATGCCATTGATCTACATGAAGGTGATTGGGAAACTCCAGGCTCTGTTAAACAATGGACTTATACCTTGGGTAAGTACTCGGGACCGTtgaattattattctttattttttaagatttcattatatatataccaATATTGAGGAATATTAATAACTTTGTTCGCAAATGGATATGCTAGAGTACTAAGGTTATCAATGTTTGGCAATGAAGTTGAATTGCTTTTGCAAGAGtgttttttagctaaaaaaagctaaatttgttttttttttcttttacttgcaAAAGTAATATAAATGCGTGACCATATAATcttagttcaaaaacatatactTTTTTCGTGTTCTTAATTAACAAGAAAGTCATTTTCAAAATATCTAACGCCACGGTTTTCAAGCAAAAATCTAGATGGAAACGCACCTCTGTGCGTCAAGGAAACCATTGAAGAGGTAGATGATCAAAACAAAACGATCAAATTCAATTGCTTGGAAGGAGAAGTTCTCAAGGAGTTCAAGAGCTTCAAGTCCATTGTTCAAGTAACTCCCAAGGCCGGCGAGGGCAGCCTAGTGAAATGGACCATAGAATTTGAGAAGGTAAACGAGGACATTCCAGCTCCAGATGCTTACCTGGAACTTACGCAGAAGATGACCAAAGACATTGATGATCATCTTGTCGAGGCATAGCACCATGGTTCTATCCTTGTATATATACTGTATATACCTTATGAAATATTTGTATATACGACGGCTTCTATGTGCAACGAAGTCTCCCTGAATTGTGGTTCCTACATGTTTAGGTCTGTGCAGGGGGGTTCGTGAAAAATAAGAAGTGGAAGTGTGGATTTTCTACTGTTGTTTGTTTGTGgttgtaataatttaaatttcctGAGGCTTGATGGagctttcttgtgtttttctttttcgttcATGACTTGGTGTAAATTAAGCCATTGTACTGTGAAGTTTGGAATCTTAAAtgatatggttattaatttctTGCGCATAGCATGATGCATGGATTTTCAATGAATCAATAAAATCTAAAAGTTTAGAGAGTAAAATTAAGTTGTTtgtaaatgatttaattttaattagcaATTAAAACTTTGTAATTATTTAGCCGTTAAAATTTGATGTGATATTAAAAACACATTTCAActcaaaaatctaaattattaaatgcaatcttataaactattttatattattttttaaaataactcctatttttgtgttttttttttttttttcttggtttattaCAATCCTGGATACCATGTTCTGAAACCTTAGATTTACAGTAGCTTTTCAAAGTGCTaggaaggataaaattaagaaggaaaggacgaaagagagagaaaaagatacCATGAAGGATGATGATGGTCTCTAACTGCCTGGCCGTAATACAATATTGACCGTTACATTTCTTTCTTAAAGATACAATCAGATATGCCAGGATTTTCCATCCACTTACGAAATAAAACGGTACCCAGCCTTGCTGTATTTAATTAAGTGACGCAAGCACGTCATAACTTGACCTACAAATTAAATACACGCATAAGGAGGTTTcaattagattttgtaagattttttattacaagTATACTTGTAAAgtacaaaaatatgtttatatgaGGTCATGATAAGATATGGCAAGATTTTTGAAGGACCGTATTTTATTTATGGGTCTGCGGCTATGTGCGTGTACGTACAACTTTCCTTTTTGTTCTGTTCTTTTGAGAAGAATATATGGTAAGGCCGTCTCATCACATATCAATCtccaattaataaatattaattagatatttCGGCTCATGCCACATCACGAGagatcaccaaaaaa from Populus alba chromosome 8, ASM523922v2, whole genome shotgun sequence encodes the following:
- the LOC140955861 gene encoding uncharacterized protein — encoded protein: MATESTLISSSPVIHVQYENSGFNAGIILIETNYDTWSQIIEMHIAGREKLNYIIGDSSQPESIDPSYSKWYAENQKIKGWLLTSMTSEIMKRYLRLRTAHEIWSALAKAFYDGSDETQIFHLNQRAFSIRQSSRSLPTYYGELVEIFQELDYRDKVKMRDPKDIIMYKASVEKLRIHIFLNGLDAELEQVRGEILRMDPSLDLECTYAYVRREANRRILLTNDLTAPDSVAMLARRNTPPIRQTHPGSMAISQSFDIGNK
- the LOC118040048 gene encoding MLP-like protein 43: MVLQGKLEIEIEIKAPAAKFYNILRKQNHHIPNISDSIHAIDLHEGDWETPGSVKQWTYTLDGNAPLCVKETIEEVDDQNKTIKFNCLEGEVLKEFKSFKSIVQVTPKAGEGSLVKWTIEFEKVNEDIPAPDAYLELTQKMTKDIDDHLVEA